A genomic region of Desulfosarcina ovata subsp. ovata contains the following coding sequences:
- a CDS encoding AAA family ATPase gives MATAEQIKSLIRSHLKNDPERFYSIALQVAAHEARQGHSSLAHDIRDIVDKARKDRGAVVLQFPKDILGLVISDNPDITKSAMVIPTALEMRIDRIIHEYRQQSKLKAHGLTHRRKILLIGPPGTGKTMTAKVLAHELHLPLHTIQVDRLVTKFMGETSAKLRQIFDLIQSQMGVYLFDEFDAIGGERSLENDVGEMRRVLNAFLQFIEQDASDSIIVAATNSPKLLDRALFRRFDDVMYYEQPTNEERKRLIENVLGTYLGSRFAWKQVVADSRDLSHAEIDQACRDAIKHMILSEKNTVTATDLLMTINERSLPEENPGIR, from the coding sequence ATGGCAACGGCTGAACAAATAAAATCCCTGATACGCTCCCATCTAAAAAATGATCCCGAGCGTTTCTATTCCATCGCCCTGCAGGTGGCCGCACACGAAGCCAGGCAGGGGCATAGCTCATTGGCGCACGATATCCGCGATATTGTGGATAAGGCACGTAAGGATAGAGGCGCGGTGGTCCTGCAGTTCCCAAAAGACATACTGGGGCTTGTGATCTCCGACAATCCGGATATCACCAAATCGGCGATGGTTATTCCCACGGCCCTGGAAATGCGAATTGACCGGATCATTCATGAATACCGGCAGCAAAGCAAACTCAAAGCCCATGGTTTGACCCATCGCCGAAAAATACTGCTCATCGGCCCTCCCGGTACAGGAAAAACCATGACCGCCAAAGTGCTTGCCCACGAGCTGCATTTGCCATTACATACGATTCAGGTGGATCGCCTGGTGACCAAATTCATGGGGGAGACCAGCGCCAAGCTGCGCCAGATCTTCGACCTGATTCAAAGTCAAATGGGCGTGTATCTTTTTGACGAGTTCGATGCCATCGGCGGTGAACGCTCCCTGGAAAACGACGTGGGGGAGATGCGCCGGGTGTTAAATGCCTTCCTGCAGTTCATTGAGCAGGATGCCTCCGACAGCATCATCGTGGCCGCAACCAACAGCCCCAAACTGCTTGACCGAGCGCTTTTCAGACGGTTTGACGATGTCATGTATTACGAACAGCCGACCAATGAAGAACGCAAGCGATTGATCGAGAATGTTTTGGGAACCTACCTGGGATCTCGGTTTGCATGGAAGCAGGTGGTCGCCGACAGCCGTGATCTGAGCCATGCGGAAATCGACCAGGCATGCCGTGATGCCATCAAACACATGATCTTGTCGGAAAAGAACACGGTAACGGCAACGGATTTGTTGATGACAATAAATGAAAGATCACTTCCTGAAGAAAATCCTGGAATACGCTGA
- a CDS encoding restriction endonuclease subunit S: protein MSWATHLIGEFIEKNDINIQTGPFGTQLKASDYTVEGTPVINVRNVGYGELRAEKLEFVPDSVVTRLKKHLLVSSDIVFGRKGAVDRHLLVKDGQEGWMQGSDCIRMRFLTDSINPFFLSYALRLEGHKQWMLTQCANKATMASLNQDVICRIPIKLPGKKTQEAVVKILRTYDDLIENNRRRIQLLEQAARLLYKEWFVYLRFPGHDHVKIKGGVPEGWEKVTVPDIIEINPKETITKGIDIHYVPMSSLSTSGMAINNSYIEIRNKPTSVKFRNGDVLFARITPCLENGKTGFVNFLAEDEVACGSTEFIVLRGDRVSPYFTYCLSRTYDFKENAIKSMIGSSGRQRVQVSCFGEYQIGLPKRILLDQFDDFASKCFNQIALLIRQNERLVKARDLLLPRLMSGEVAV, encoded by the coding sequence ATGAGTTGGGCCACACACCTCATCGGCGAGTTTATTGAAAAAAATGATATCAATATACAAACTGGACCGTTCGGAACTCAGCTAAAAGCCTCGGACTATACAGTTGAAGGTACTCCAGTCATTAATGTTAGAAATGTCGGATATGGAGAGCTGAGGGCAGAGAAACTCGAATTTGTTCCAGATTCAGTGGTTACACGCCTAAAGAAGCACTTATTGGTGTCTTCTGATATTGTTTTTGGTCGTAAGGGCGCTGTGGATCGTCACCTTCTGGTTAAAGATGGACAGGAAGGTTGGATGCAAGGATCTGATTGTATCCGTATGAGATTCTTGACTGATTCTATTAACCCATTTTTCCTCTCCTATGCACTTCGCTTAGAGGGGCACAAACAGTGGATGCTAACTCAATGTGCAAACAAGGCGACGATGGCATCCTTGAACCAGGATGTAATTTGTCGAATTCCTATTAAGCTACCAGGTAAGAAAACCCAGGAAGCAGTAGTAAAAATCCTGCGTACCTACGACGACCTAATCGAAAACAACCGCCGCCGAATTCAGTTGCTGGAGCAGGCGGCCCGGTTGCTTTACAAAGAGTGGTTTGTTTATCTCCGTTTTCCCGGCCATGATCATGTGAAGATCAAGGGAGGTGTACCGGAGGGGTGGGAAAAAGTGACCGTTCCAGACATCATCGAGATCAATCCAAAAGAAACAATAACGAAGGGGATTGATATTCATTATGTGCCTATGTCAAGTCTTTCTACAAGCGGTATGGCAATAAACAATTCATATATTGAAATTCGTAATAAGCCCACATCTGTCAAATTTCGGAATGGTGATGTACTCTTCGCCCGAATAACGCCTTGTTTGGAAAATGGAAAAACCGGTTTTGTGAATTTCTTGGCCGAAGATGAGGTGGCCTGCGGCTCTACTGAATTCATAGTGTTACGAGGTGATCGAGTTAGTCCTTATTTCACATATTGTCTTTCAAGAACTTATGATTTCAAGGAAAATGCCATTAAAAGTATGATTGGATCATCAGGTAGACAACGCGTTCAAGTATCCTGCTTTGGTGAATATCAGATAGGACTCCCTAAAAGAATCCTGCTTGATCAGTTTGATGACTTCGCTTCAAAATGCTTTAATCAAATTGCGCTTCTGATTCGACAGAATGAACGATTGGTAAAAGCCCGCGACCTTCTTCTTCCCCGCCTAATGAGTGGCGAGGTTGCGGTGTAG